The genome window TGCTAGAGGACTGCGCCCAAGCCTTCGGGGCCACCTACAAGGGTAGGAAGGTGGGTACCCTAGGGGATGCGGGGGCCTTCTCCTTCTTCCCCACCAAAAACCTGGGAGGGTACGGGGACGGGGGGCTCATCGCCACGAACGACGACGGAGTAGCCGACCTTGCCCGCATGCTCCGGGCCCACGGTTCCCGGAAGAAGTACCACAACGAGATGGTGGGCTACAACTCCCGCTTGGATGCCCTGCAGGCGGCCTTTCTCCGGGTGAAGCTCAGGCACGTGGACGCCTTCAACGCCCGCCGCCGGGAGGTGGCTGCCAGCTACCACCAGTTCCTTCAGGGGGTCCCGGGCCTGGCCCTGCCACCCCTGGTGGAGGGCCACGTGTTCCACCAGTACACCGTGCGCATCCTCGAGAGGCGGGACCGGGTGGCCGAGGCGTTAGCGAGGGAGGGGGTGGGGACCATGGTCTACTACCCCGTTCCCTTGCACAGGCTACCGGTTTATGCGCACATGGGAGCGGCCTTGCCCGAGGCGGAGCGGGCGGCACGGGAGGTGCTTTCCCTGCCCATGGGGCCCTTCCTGTCCGAGGAGGATCTTTTAAGAGTGGCGGACGCCCTTCGGGGGGTGGGTCAGTGATCCGGCCCTTGAAGCGGGTCTGCCAGAGTGGCTTTGTTCGGAGCG of Thermus islandicus DSM 21543 contains these proteins:
- a CDS encoding DegT/DnrJ/EryC1/StrS family aminotransferase; amino-acid sequence: MTVPVYDPLPEVEFLWSELEEAFRRVMRSGQYILGPEVEALEREAAAYLGVKHAIGVNSGTDALVIALRALGVGLGDEVITTPFTFFATAEAISLVGATPVFVDIDPRTFNLDPELIEPALTPRTKAILPVHLYGLPAEMDPILEIARAHGLKVLEDCAQAFGATYKGRKVGTLGDAGAFSFFPTKNLGGYGDGGLIATNDDGVADLARMLRAHGSRKKYHNEMVGYNSRLDALQAAFLRVKLRHVDAFNARRREVAASYHQFLQGVPGLALPPLVEGHVFHQYTVRILERRDRVAEALAREGVGTMVYYPVPLHRLPVYAHMGAALPEAERAAREVLSLPMGPFLSEEDLLRVADALRGVGQ